Proteins encoded within one genomic window of Vicinamibacteria bacterium:
- a CDS encoding methyltransferase domain-containing protein: MLAIPKTPSVDRETLRAAIRDEYQMVAREPERGFHFHTGRKLAGILGYGDALLEGIPERAIESFAGTGNPFSLGELEPGERVVDVGCGAGMDSLIAARMVGPHGAVVGIDMTPEMVEKAEAARKEADLPNVEFRRGYVEELPVPDGWADAIISNGVFNLTPDKMRTLKEMARVLKPGGRLQLGDILVEKPVSEKAKERIDLWTG; encoded by the coding sequence ATGTTGGCAATTCCCAAGACCCCGTCGGTGGACCGGGAGACTCTGCGAGCCGCGATCCGCGACGAGTATCAGATGGTTGCCCGAGAGCCCGAGCGGGGCTTCCATTTTCACACCGGCCGGAAGCTCGCGGGAATCCTGGGCTACGGGGACGCGCTCCTCGAAGGGATTCCCGAGAGAGCCATCGAGTCGTTCGCTGGCACGGGAAACCCCTTCAGCCTGGGTGAGCTCGAGCCGGGCGAGCGCGTCGTCGACGTCGGCTGCGGTGCGGGAATGGACAGTCTGATCGCGGCCCGGATGGTCGGCCCTCACGGTGCTGTCGTCGGAATCGACATGACGCCGGAGATGGTCGAAAAAGCCGAAGCGGCCCGGAAGGAAGCCGATCTCCCGAACGTCGAGTTCCGGCGCGGCTACGTGGAGGAGCTTCCGGTGCCCGATGGCTGGGCGGATGCGATCATCTCGAACGGTGTATTCAATCTCACGCCCGACAAGATGCGAACGCTGAAGGAGATGGCGCGGGTCCTGAAGCCGGGCGGCCGCCTTCAGCTCGGCGACATTCTCGTGGAAAAGCCGGTGAGCGAAAAGGCGAAGGAGCGCATCGACCTCTGGACCGGGTGA
- a CDS encoding VWA domain-containing protein, with the protein MIGALLLLLPGASSQPQDVFQFRVDVRRVYVDVFVAQRGNSLGNLTARNFEVYDEGVLQEVELVDVASVPQTFALLLDESGSISGEKREHLQEAVRSFAERLSDDDELAVLSFSERTTLRKPLGFDRPEDAATYEITGRGWTGLNDALFLALSYLRTGNGRPILVAFTDGMDNASWIREETVLESARAGEAVVYSVRADVGAQLAQVGGSLTPGGSAVRSSAMLEELARMSGGRTVEAARLESIAKTFEEILSEVSSRYLLSFSPRADGEPGWHRLRVDVKGVRDVEVRARAGYFAPP; encoded by the coding sequence GCCTCCAGTCAGCCGCAGGATGTCTTCCAGTTCCGCGTAGACGTGCGAAGAGTGTACGTCGATGTGTTCGTGGCTCAGCGGGGAAATTCCCTTGGCAATCTCACCGCGAGGAACTTCGAGGTCTACGACGAAGGCGTACTCCAGGAGGTCGAGCTCGTGGACGTCGCTTCCGTTCCGCAAACGTTCGCGCTTCTCCTCGACGAGAGCGGGAGTATCAGCGGTGAGAAGCGCGAGCACCTCCAGGAGGCCGTGCGGAGCTTCGCCGAGCGGTTGAGCGATGACGACGAGCTCGCGGTGCTCAGCTTCTCCGAGCGAACGACTCTCCGCAAGCCCCTCGGCTTCGACCGACCGGAGGACGCCGCAACCTACGAGATAACCGGCCGTGGTTGGACGGGCCTCAACGACGCTCTATTCTTGGCACTGTCCTATCTTCGCACCGGCAACGGAAGGCCGATTCTGGTAGCTTTCACCGACGGCATGGACAACGCGAGCTGGATCCGTGAGGAAACCGTTCTGGAGAGCGCACGAGCGGGCGAGGCCGTCGTCTATTCGGTGAGAGCCGACGTCGGAGCCCAACTCGCACAAGTCGGAGGCTCTCTGACCCCGGGCGGAAGCGCCGTTCGCAGCAGCGCGATGCTCGAGGAGCTCGCTCGAATGAGCGGGGGGCGCACCGTCGAGGCGGCTCGGCTCGAGTCGATTGCGAAAACCTTCGAGGAAATCCTCTCCGAAGTGAGCTCTCGGTACTTGCTTTCCTTCTCGCCTCGTGCCGACGGCGAGCCGGGATGGCACCGTCTTCGCGTCGACGTAAAAGGAGTCCGGGACGTCGAGGTTCGTGCCCGGGCGGGGTACTTCGCGCCGCCTTGA